CGCCCGCTACGCCGCTCGCTAACCGTCAAGCAAACCTATAATTATGACCATTACCGATCACCACTTCGCCAAAGGACTCAACAAAATGCATCCGATCCAAGCCCTGATCGAAGAGGCGTTCGAGCAACGCGCCGACATCACCCCGGCCACCGTCAGCCCCGAACTGAAGGCCGCCATCGGCCAGGTCATCGCCGAGCTCGACGCCGGCCGCCTGCGCGTCGCCGAGAAGGTCGACGGTGCGTGGACCACCCACCAGTGGGTGAAGAAGGCCGTGCTGCTGTCGTTCCGCATCCGCGACAACGGCCTGCTGGACGACGGCGTGAGCCGCTACTTCGACAAGGTCGACACCAAGTTCCACGACTGGAACGAAGCGCAGTTCAAGGAAGCGGGCTTTCGCGTGGTGCCGGGCGCCGTCGCGCGCAAGGGCGCCTTCGTCGCCAAGAACACCGTGCTGATGCCGTCCTACGTGAACATCGGCGCCTACGTCGACGAAGGCACCATGGTCGACACCTGGGCGACCGTCGGCTCCTGCGCGCAGATCGGCAAGAACGTGCACCTGTCCGGCGGCGTCGGCATCGGCGGCGTGCTCGAGCCGCTGCAGGCCAACCCGACCATCATCGAAGACAACTGCTTCATCGGCGCGCGTTCGGAAGTCGTAGAAGGCGTGATCGTCGAAGAAGGCTCGGTGATCTCGATGGGCGTCTACATCGGCCAGTCGACCAAGATCTACGACCGCGAAACCGGCGAAGTTAGCTACGGCCGCATCCCGGCCGGCTCGGTCGTGGTGTCGGGCAACCTGCCATCCGCCGACGGCAAGTACAGCCTGTACTGCGCGGTGATCGTCAAGAAAGTCGACGCCAAGACCCGCGCCAAGACCAGCATCAACGAGCTGTTGCGCGGCATCTAAGCCGGCGCGAATCGCCCGCTTCAAAGGCTCGGCCAGCCCCTTTCAGGGCTTGGCCGAGCCTTTTGTCATATGGGAGGGCGGGTCCGCTTGGCGCGACGGGGTCAAAAACGGTAAAATCACAGCATTTTCCGGTCTTTGTGCCGATTCCCACACGATAAACGTGACCGAACCCTTCATCGAATTCCGGGATGTGAGCTTCGCCTACAACGATCGCCCCATCCTGAAAGACCTTTCCTTCCAGATCGCCCGCGGCCAGCTGGTGGCCATCATGGGCGGCAGCGGCAGCGGCAAGACGACGATGCTCAGGCTGATCGCCGGCCAGGTGCGCCCGCAAAAAGGCCAGGTGCGCGTCGACGGCCGCGACCTTTCGACCATGAGCCACGCCGAACTGTACGAACACCGCCGCCGCATGGGCTTTCTGTTCCAGTTCGGCGCCTTGTTCACCGACCTGTCGGTCGGCGACAACGTCGCTTTCCCGCTGCGCGAACACACCGACCTGCCGCCGCGGCTGATCGACGACCTCGTCACGCTGAAGTTGAACGCGGTCGGTCTGAGAGGCGCCGAGAAGCTGATGCCGTCCGAGCTGTCTGGCGGCATGGCACGCCGCGTCGCGCTGGCGCGCGCGATCGCGCTCGACCCGCGGCTGATGCTGTACGACGAGCCGTTCACCGGCCTCGACCCGATCTCGCTCGGCGTGATCGCTCACCTGATCAAGAAACTCAACGACGCGCTCGACACCACCGCGGTGATGGTCACGCACGACGTGACGAAGTCGCTCGAGATCGTCGACTACGTGTTCTTCGTCGCGCAGGGCAGGATCATCGCCGAGGGCACGCCGGATGAGGTCCGCGCGTCCGACTCGCCTTGGTTGCGCCAGTTCATAGACGGCGCGCCCGAAGGCCCGGTGCACTTCGCTTATCCGGCGGCGAGCTCGCTCGAGGCCGACCTGGGACTGGAGGTGCGCCATGCTTGAGACGCTGCTGGCGCCGGTGCGTCACCTCGGCCACTTGTCGATCAACGCGGTATGGCGGCTCGGCTTCGCCGCGCGCTTCCTCTTGGCGATCCTGCGCTTTTCCGGCCAGAGCCTCGTGCGCTTCCAGCTCACGATCCGCGAGGTCTATTTCGCCGGCGTACTGTCGCTGATCATCATCGTCGTGTCCGGCTTGTTCGTCGGCATGGTGCTCGGCCTGCAGGGCTACAACACGCTGTCGCGCTTCGGTTCGGCCGACGCACTCGGTGCCTTGGTCGCGCTGTCGCTGTTGCGCGAACTCGGCCCGGTGCTCGCCGCGCTGTTGTTTGCCAGCCGCGCCGGCAGCGCGATGACCGCCGAGATCGGCCTGATGAAGGCGACCGAGCAGCTCGAGGCGATGAGCGTGATGGCGGTCAACCCGATCGCGCGCGTCGTCGCACCGCGCTTCTGGGCAGGCGTGCTCTCGATGCCGGTGCTCGCGGCGATCTTCAACGTGATGGGCATCTTCGGCGGCTATCTGGTCGGCGTGGTGCTGATCGGGCTCGACGAGGGGACGTTCTGGTCGCAGATGCAGAGCGCGGTCGACCTCTACGACGACGTGGTCAACGGGCTGATCAAGAGCCTGGTGTTCGGCGTCGCGGTGACGCTGATCGCGGTGTTCGAGGGCTACGACGCGACGCCGACCGCGGCCGGCGTGTCCGGCGCGACGACGCGCACCGTGGTGACGTCGGCGCTGGTCATCCTCGCGCTCGACTTCGTGCTCACCGCCTTTATGTTCTAGGAATCAGAGAATGAAAAGAACTACCATCGACTTGTGGGTCGGCGTCTTCGTCGCGATCGGCATCGCCGCCGTGGTCTTCCTGTCGCTGAAGGTCGCCAACCTGACGACCGTCTCGGCCGAACAGACCTACCCGATCGTCGCCGAGTTCGACAATATCGGCGGCCTCAAGGTGAAGGCGCCGGTAAAGTCGGCCGGCGTCGTCGTCGGCCGCGTCGCGGCGATCCAGCTCGACGCTAAGAGCTACCGCGCCAGGGTGTCTTTACAGTTGGACAAACAATACCGCTTCAGCCGCGACGCCAGCGCCGAGATACTGACGTCTGGCCTCTTGGGCGAGCAGTACGTCGGCCTCACCCAGGGCGGCGACCCGGACGACCTCGCCGCCGGCGGCCAGATCACGCTGACGTCGTCGGCCGTGGTGCTCGAACAACTGATCGGCAAGTTCATGACGAACTTTGCCGAGAAGGGCGACGCCAAGCCGGCCGACGCCCAACAACCCTGATTCGCTCTTTCAAGGTGGACAACATGTTAAAGACCTTTACCTCGCTGTTCCTGAAGCTGGCCCTCTTGGCCGGCCTGTCCGCGCCGGCGCTGGCCGCCAACGACAACCCGGTCGAGCTGGTGCGCGACACCTCGCGCCAGGTGCTCGACCTGTTGAAGAAGGACGACGGCAAGAACGGTCGCCAGGTCCGCGCGCAGGTCGAGGCGCTGGTGCTGTCCAACTTCGACTTCAAGCGCATGACCGCCTACGCGGTCGGCCAGGGCTGGCGCCAGGCCGACGCCGGCCAGCAGGCCGAGCTGACCCGCCAGTTCCAGACGCTCTTGGTGCGCTCGTACTCGAGCACGATGAACCGCTTCAAGAACGCGCAGGTCGACATCAAGCCGAACGTGATCGCCAGCGCCGACGGCCGCGAAACGACGGTGAAATCGGAAGTGACGCTGCCGAGCAACGGCGACAGGAAGCCGGTGGCGATCGACTACACCTTCTACAAGAGCCCGCAGGGCTGGAAGGTGTACAACGTGTCGGTCGAAGGCCTGAGCCTGATCACCACCTACCGCAACCAGTTCAACGACGAGATCCGCAAGGGCGGCGTCGACGGCCTGATCAAGTCGCTGCAGGACAAGAACGCCGCGCTCGCCGCCAAGGGGGCGTGATGCTGGTCGCGAGCGACGAAGGGCGCTGGCGGCTGTCGGGTCCGCTGACAATGAAGGAGTGCGCGGGGCTGACCCTGCCTTTGGCCCGGGCGGCGCGCGAGGGCGGCGAAGTCGACCTCGCCGCGGTGTCGGTCGCCGATTCGGCCGCGCTGGCACTGCTGCTGGATGCGCGGCGCACCTCGATCGACGCGGGCAGGGCGCTGGCGTTTTGCAACCTGCCCGCCGGCCTGGTCTCGCTCGCCCGTCTTTACGGCGTGGAAGCCTTGCTAGAAAGAGACGCATCTTGAGACAGCGCCCTTCCTGGATCGTCGCCGGGCTATGCGCCGTGCTGCTGGCCGGCTGCGCCAGCGCGCCGAGCAACCCGCAGGATCCGCTCGAGCCGATGAACCGGGTGATCTACCGTTTCAACGACGTGGCGGACAAGGCGGTGGTCAAACCGGTGGCGCAGGGCTACCGGGCGGTCACGCCGCAGCCGGTGCGCACCGCGATCGGCAACTTCTTCAACAACTGGCTCGACGCCTACAGCGCGGTCAGCAACCTGCTGCGCGCCGAAGGCGAAAAAACGCTGAACGACGTGATGCGCGTCAGCATCAACTCGACCTTCGGCCTGTTCGGCGTGCTCGACATCGCGACGCCGGCCGGGCTCAAGAGCAACAAGAACACGCTGGGCGACACCTTCGCCAGCTGGGGCTGGAAGAACAGCAGCTATCTGGTGCTGCCGGTGGTCGGGCCGTCGACGGTGCGCGACGGCATCGGCGCCGCCGCCTATTTCATGGCCGAGCCCTACCGTCATGCCTTCGGGACCTATACCCGGGCCACCGTGGCCAGCGTCGTCAATGGCGTCAATACGCGCGAGCGCTACCTCGGGCTCGAGGAGACGGTCGACGAGGCCGCGCTCGACCCGTACAGCTTCGTGCGCGACGGCTACCTGCAGCTCAGGGCGCGCGAGACCGGCGCCGAGCCGCCGTTGCACAAGGAAGATATCGACCTCGACGAATTGATGAACGAGTCGGCGCCGCCGGCCGCGGCACCCGCCGTTACGCCGGCATCCGAGCCAGCCAAGCCTGGCGCCGTCTCGACGCCGTCGGCAGAACAGTCCGAGAAGACCGAGGGTCTGCCCCCGCCAGACGCGTCGGCGGCGCAGTAGACCGCTGTCCCATCATGTAAAAAGCTCGGCCAACCTTCGAAGGTTGGCCGAGCTTGTTTGCGCGTTCGGTCGGCGTCAGTCGGCGGCAAGGAAGACGGTGGCCTCGACCGAGTTGCCCTTGTCGCGGTATTCGAGCGCGTCGAAGGCGAGCCGTTCGGCGATCAGCAGGCCACGGCCGCACGCCTCTCCTTCGCCCTGCCGCGCCTGC
This DNA window, taken from Crenobacter cavernae, encodes the following:
- a CDS encoding MlaA family lipoprotein codes for the protein MRQRPSWIVAGLCAVLLAGCASAPSNPQDPLEPMNRVIYRFNDVADKAVVKPVAQGYRAVTPQPVRTAIGNFFNNWLDAYSAVSNLLRAEGEKTLNDVMRVSINSTFGLFGVLDIATPAGLKSNKNTLGDTFASWGWKNSSYLVLPVVGPSTVRDGIGAAAYFMAEPYRHAFGTYTRATVASVVNGVNTRERYLGLEETVDEAALDPYSFVRDGYLQLRARETGAEPPLHKEDIDLDELMNESAPPAAAPAVTPASEPAKPGAVSTPSAEQSEKTEGLPPPDASAAQ
- a CDS encoding MlaC/ttg2D family ABC transporter substrate-binding protein is translated as MLKTFTSLFLKLALLAGLSAPALAANDNPVELVRDTSRQVLDLLKKDDGKNGRQVRAQVEALVLSNFDFKRMTAYAVGQGWRQADAGQQAELTRQFQTLLVRSYSSTMNRFKNAQVDIKPNVIASADGRETTVKSEVTLPSNGDRKPVAIDYTFYKSPQGWKVYNVSVEGLSLITTYRNQFNDEIRKGGVDGLIKSLQDKNAALAAKGA
- a CDS encoding ABC transporter ATP-binding protein, producing MTEPFIEFRDVSFAYNDRPILKDLSFQIARGQLVAIMGGSGSGKTTMLRLIAGQVRPQKGQVRVDGRDLSTMSHAELYEHRRRMGFLFQFGALFTDLSVGDNVAFPLREHTDLPPRLIDDLVTLKLNAVGLRGAEKLMPSELSGGMARRVALARAIALDPRLMLYDEPFTGLDPISLGVIAHLIKKLNDALDTTAVMVTHDVTKSLEIVDYVFFVAQGRIIAEGTPDEVRASDSPWLRQFIDGAPEGPVHFAYPAASSLEADLGLEVRHA
- the dapD gene encoding 2,3,4,5-tetrahydropyridine-2,6-dicarboxylate N-succinyltransferase — protein: MHPIQALIEEAFEQRADITPATVSPELKAAIGQVIAELDAGRLRVAEKVDGAWTTHQWVKKAVLLSFRIRDNGLLDDGVSRYFDKVDTKFHDWNEAQFKEAGFRVVPGAVARKGAFVAKNTVLMPSYVNIGAYVDEGTMVDTWATVGSCAQIGKNVHLSGGVGIGGVLEPLQANPTIIEDNCFIGARSEVVEGVIVEEGSVISMGVYIGQSTKIYDRETGEVSYGRIPAGSVVVSGNLPSADGKYSLYCAVIVKKVDAKTRAKTSINELLRGI
- the mlaE gene encoding lipid asymmetry maintenance ABC transporter permease subunit MlaE, yielding MLETLLAPVRHLGHLSINAVWRLGFAARFLLAILRFSGQSLVRFQLTIREVYFAGVLSLIIIVVSGLFVGMVLGLQGYNTLSRFGSADALGALVALSLLRELGPVLAALLFASRAGSAMTAEIGLMKATEQLEAMSVMAVNPIARVVAPRFWAGVLSMPVLAAIFNVMGIFGGYLVGVVLIGLDEGTFWSQMQSAVDLYDDVVNGLIKSLVFGVAVTLIAVFEGYDATPTAAGVSGATTRTVVTSALVILALDFVLTAFMF
- a CDS encoding STAS domain-containing protein, translated to MLVASDEGRWRLSGPLTMKECAGLTLPLARAAREGGEVDLAAVSVADSAALALLLDARRTSIDAGRALAFCNLPAGLVSLARLYGVEALLERDAS
- the mlaD gene encoding outer membrane lipid asymmetry maintenance protein MlaD, which translates into the protein MKRTTIDLWVGVFVAIGIAAVVFLSLKVANLTTVSAEQTYPIVAEFDNIGGLKVKAPVKSAGVVVGRVAAIQLDAKSYRARVSLQLDKQYRFSRDASAEILTSGLLGEQYVGLTQGGDPDDLAAGGQITLTSSAVVLEQLIGKFMTNFAEKGDAKPADAQQP